Proteins from a single region of Undibacterium sp. KW1:
- the nirD gene encoding nitrite reductase small subunit NirD, whose translation MSQEWQVICRVEDIPVLGARVVARAAKPDVAIFRNTENKVFALLDKCPHKGGPLSQGIVFGQRVACPLHNWNIELPTGCAISPDEGCTQKFSLKVDADQVYLDANELRTLAIEV comes from the coding sequence ATGAGTCAGGAATGGCAAGTTATTTGTCGTGTTGAAGATATTCCCGTATTGGGTGCACGCGTGGTTGCGCGTGCCGCCAAACCGGATGTCGCCATCTTCAGAAATACAGAAAACAAGGTCTTTGCTCTGCTGGATAAATGCCCGCACAAAGGCGGTCCTTTGTCACAAGGTATAGTCTTTGGCCAAAGAGTAGCCTGCCCCTTGCATAACTGGAACATAGAATTGCCCACAGGTTGCGCGATTTCTCCAGATGAAGGCTGTACCCAAAAATTCAGTCTGAAAGTGGATGCAGATCAGGTCTATCTGGATGCAAATGAGTTACGTACACTCGCAATAGAGGTATAG
- a CDS encoding nitrate reductase encodes MTETKSTCCYCGVGCGVVIESDGRQVLGVRGDTEHPANFGRLCSKGSTLHLSADAKIQQQVRALYPEMRDPLMREELRQRSDWDTVIASMAGKFANTIKTHGPDSVAFYISGQLLTEDYYVFNKLAKGLIGTNNIDSNSRLCMSSAVAGYKQTLGADAPPACYEDIDLAEVIFIVGSNTAYAHPILYRRLEQAREKNPNLKVIVADPRRTDTAREADLFLPILPGTDVALFNGMLHLCLWEDLIDLAYIQEHTEGFAELKQTVRDYTPAAVAKTCGIKEADLVQAARWFGQSKASLSLYCQGLNQSSAGTAKNAALINLHLATHQIGKPGAGPFSLTGQPNAMGGREVGGMANLMSGHRDLANAEHRAEIAAYWGVDDVPATPGKTAVEMFEAVRQGEIRIIWIVCTNPAQSMPEQNLIREALQKAELVIVQEAYSSTATVPYADILLPASTWAEKTGTVTNSERRISRVRPVIPAPGEARHDWQIASQFAQVLAPLLGKSPANFKYDSDEQVWNEHRDSTRGRDLDITGLSYAILEQQGPQQWPYPAGASTGKQRLYEDGIFPTANGRARFINTVYQPVMDAVDARYPFSLNTGRLRDQWHGMSRTGTVAQLFAHVAEPGLCMEATDMQRRFLKAGDLVHVSSRRGTVILPVVESDEQRAGQVFIAMHWGEEYVSGRGHASNASYGVNALTSPAIDPSSKQPELKAAAVKILKAELPWRFVVFAWLDSEEAYSVQAALRPYMREFAYASCTPFGRDKVGVIFRAANEEAVATEVLEKIEMIFGIVGADVLRYDDKRRSVSRHILVNEGSLAAVALAGDVSAESWLKDFLQAQEPVARLGRLLLMPSTTAPQGFAARGKVVCSCLNVTDTEINKTLADMDGLPADILAGLQGKLKCGTNCGSCVPELKKMISFNMQEKVA; translated from the coding sequence ATGACTGAAACCAAATCTACCTGTTGTTATTGCGGCGTTGGTTGCGGTGTAGTAATTGAAAGCGATGGCAGGCAAGTGCTGGGTGTACGTGGCGACACCGAACATCCGGCCAATTTTGGCCGCCTGTGTAGCAAGGGCAGCACTTTGCATCTGTCTGCAGATGCAAAAATACAGCAACAGGTCAGGGCGCTGTATCCTGAAATGCGTGATCCGCTAATGCGTGAAGAGCTACGTCAGCGCAGTGACTGGGATACCGTCATTGCCAGCATGGCGGGCAAGTTTGCAAACACCATCAAGACGCATGGCCCAGACAGCGTGGCATTTTATATTTCTGGTCAGTTGCTGACGGAAGACTATTACGTCTTCAACAAACTCGCCAAGGGCTTGATAGGCACCAATAACATAGACAGCAATTCGCGCCTGTGCATGTCAAGCGCGGTTGCTGGTTACAAGCAGACCCTGGGTGCGGATGCGCCGCCTGCCTGTTATGAAGATATTGACCTCGCAGAAGTTATTTTCATCGTCGGCTCCAACACGGCTTACGCACATCCTATTTTGTATCGCCGCCTCGAACAGGCCAGGGAAAAAAATCCAAACCTGAAAGTGATAGTCGCAGATCCACGTCGTACAGATACTGCGCGTGAAGCAGATTTGTTCCTGCCTATCTTGCCAGGTACCGATGTCGCCCTGTTCAATGGCATGTTGCATCTGTGCCTGTGGGAAGATTTAATCGATCTGGCCTATATCCAGGAACATACCGAAGGCTTTGCCGAACTCAAGCAAACCGTGCGTGACTACACGCCAGCAGCTGTCGCCAAGACCTGCGGCATCAAGGAAGCTGACCTGGTGCAGGCGGCACGCTGGTTTGGCCAGTCCAAAGCCAGCCTGTCGCTGTATTGCCAGGGGCTGAATCAATCATCTGCCGGTACTGCAAAAAATGCGGCACTGATCAATTTGCATCTGGCTACCCATCAAATTGGCAAACCGGGCGCCGGGCCGTTTTCCCTGACTGGTCAGCCAAACGCCATGGGTGGGCGTGAAGTTGGTGGCATGGCCAACTTGATGTCGGGTCACCGTGACCTTGCCAATGCTGAACATCGCGCAGAAATTGCCGCCTATTGGGGCGTGGACGATGTACCTGCCACACCGGGAAAAACCGCCGTGGAGATGTTTGAAGCAGTAAGACAGGGTGAAATCAGGATTATCTGGATAGTCTGCACCAATCCCGCGCAATCCATGCCCGAGCAAAACCTGATACGCGAAGCCCTGCAAAAAGCCGAGCTGGTGATTGTGCAGGAAGCATACTCCAGCACGGCCACCGTGCCTTATGCCGACATACTTTTACCCGCCAGTACCTGGGCCGAGAAGACAGGCACCGTTACCAATTCAGAACGCCGCATATCCCGCGTGCGCCCCGTCATACCCGCACCTGGCGAAGCAAGACACGATTGGCAAATCGCCAGCCAGTTTGCACAGGTCCTGGCTCCTTTGCTCGGCAAGTCGCCAGCAAACTTCAAGTACGACAGCGACGAACAAGTCTGGAACGAGCACCGCGACAGCACCCGTGGCCGTGACCTGGATATCACCGGCTTGTCTTACGCCATACTGGAGCAGCAGGGGCCGCAGCAATGGCCTTATCCGGCTGGTGCCAGCACTGGCAAACAGCGCCTGTATGAAGACGGTATCTTCCCTACAGCCAATGGCCGTGCACGTTTCATCAATACTGTGTATCAGCCTGTCATGGATGCAGTTGATGCACGCTATCCATTTTCCTTGAATACCGGACGCCTGCGCGATCAATGGCACGGCATGAGCCGCACCGGTACTGTGGCGCAGTTGTTTGCCCACGTGGCAGAGCCTGGCCTTTGCATGGAGGCGACTGACATGCAAAGACGCTTCCTCAAAGCGGGTGATCTGGTGCACGTCAGTAGTCGCCGTGGCACTGTCATTTTGCCGGTAGTTGAAAGTGATGAGCAGCGTGCGGGCCAGGTTTTCATCGCCATGCACTGGGGGGAAGAATATGTATCTGGCCGTGGTCATGCCAGCAATGCGAGCTATGGTGTGAATGCCCTGACCTCACCTGCAATTGATCCCAGCTCTAAACAACCTGAATTGAAAGCCGCTGCCGTCAAGATTCTGAAAGCAGAATTACCCTGGCGCTTCGTTGTATTCGCGTGGCTGGATAGCGAAGAAGCCTATAGCGTACAAGCAGCCTTGCGCCCTTATATGCGCGAGTTTGCCTATGCATCCTGCACACCATTTGGTCGCGACAAGGTGGGTGTGATCTTCCGTGCTGCGAATGAAGAAGCGGTGGCAACTGAAGTTCTGGAAAAAATCGAAATGATTTTTGGCATAGTGGGCGCGGACGTCTTGCGCTATGACGACAAGCGCCGCAGTGTTTCGCGCCATATCCTGGTGAATGAAGGTAGCCTGGCTGCCGTGGCACTGGCTGGCGATGTGTCTGCCGAGAGTTGGCTCAAGGACTTCCTGCAGGCGCAGGAACCAGTCGCTAGACTGGGACGTCTCCTGCTGATGCCAAGCACGACGGCGCCGCAGGGTTTTGCCGCACGTGGAAAAGTAGTGTGCAGTTGCCTGAATGTGACTGATACTGAAATCAATAAGACACTTGCAGATATGGATGGTTTGCCTGCCGATATTCTGGCTGGCTTGCAGGGCAAGCTTAAATGCGGCACGAATTGTGGCTCTTGTGTGCCGGAACTCAAGAAGATGATTAGTTTTAATATGCAGGAAAAAGTCGCATAA
- a CDS encoding GNAT family N-acetyltransferase produces MMIERVDPASEAAGRLIAMSDAYMAALYPAESNHMLSVDALRQDNVIFLGCYMDGQLAACGAVTILFDDDEQLSYGEIKRVFVPDEFRGRGLSKHVMRALEDHLLDQDIRVVRLETGIRQPEALGLYFRLGYAERAAFGQYEEDPLSVFMEKILSA; encoded by the coding sequence ATGATGATAGAAAGAGTCGATCCGGCTTCAGAAGCCGCAGGCAGACTGATTGCCATGTCTGATGCTTACATGGCTGCACTATATCCAGCCGAGAGTAATCACATGCTCAGCGTGGACGCATTGCGGCAAGATAATGTGATTTTTCTCGGTTGTTACATGGACGGACAACTGGCTGCCTGTGGTGCTGTCACTATCCTGTTTGATGACGATGAGCAGTTAAGTTATGGTGAAATCAAGCGCGTGTTTGTACCTGATGAATTTCGAGGAAGAGGTTTGTCCAAGCACGTCATGCGGGCGCTGGAAGATCATTTGCTGGATCAGGATATACGTGTAGTCCGATTGGAAACCGGTATCAGGCAGCCCGAGGCGCTGGGCCTTTATTTTCGTCTCGGTTATGCCGAACGAGCTGCTTTTGGTCAATATGAAGAAGACCCTTTGAGCGTCTTCATGGAAAAGATTTTATCTGCCTGA
- the nirB gene encoding nitrite reductase large subunit NirB gives MKKLKLVMVGNGMAGVRTLEELIKIAPDLYDITVFGAEPYANYNRILLSPVLAGEQTIKDIMLNDVDWYEENNITLHLGKKITKIDRHKRIVIAEDGTQTEYDRLLLATGSTPFMLPVPGKDLKGVIAYRDIYDTNTMIEAAEKHTHAVVIGGGLLGLEAANGLKMRGMSVSVVHLPGWLMERQLDPVAGKMLQKSLEDRGLNFLLEKNTEAIIGDDAGHVKAIRFTDGLEIPAQLIVMAVGIRPNTALAESAGLYCNRGIIVNDTMQTYDPRIYSVGECVNHRGTVYGLVAPLFEMAKVCANHLANFGIGRYQGSVTSTKLKVTGIDLFSAGEFMGGKDTEEIILSDPIGGVYKKLVVKDDKLIGACLYGDTVDGSWYFKLLREGKNISEIRDSLMFGESNTGDVGHEGHTKAAAMPDEAEVCGCNGVCKGTIVKAIKEKGLFTLDDVRKHTKASASCGSCTGLVEQIIMFTAGGDYSTASKVKPMCACTDHSHQQVRDAIKANKLLTVSGVQEFMEWRTPNGCSSCRPAINYYLISTWPREAKDDPQSRFINERSHANIQKDGTYSVIPRMWGGETNASELRRIADVVDKFKIPTVKVTGGQRIDLLGVKKEDLRAVWQDLGMPSGLAYAKGLRTVKTCVGSEWCRFGTQNSTLMGQQLERELARMYSPHKVKLAVSGCPRNCAEAGIKDVGVIGVDSGWEIYVGGNGGIKTEVAQFLVKLKTHEEVMEYTGAFLQLYREEGWYLERTVHYLARVGLDYVKKIILEDHERRKDLYQRLLFALEGESDPWHEPEKAQVDTRQFERLPA, from the coding sequence ATGAAGAAACTTAAGCTAGTGATGGTAGGGAATGGTATGGCAGGTGTGCGTACCCTGGAAGAATTAATCAAGATCGCGCCCGACCTGTATGACATTACCGTATTTGGTGCAGAACCTTATGCCAATTACAACCGTATCCTGCTATCACCTGTACTGGCAGGCGAGCAAACCATCAAAGACATCATGCTTAATGATGTCGACTGGTATGAAGAAAATAATATCACGCTGCACCTCGGAAAAAAAATCACCAAAATAGATCGCCACAAGCGCATCGTGATTGCTGAAGATGGTACCCAGACTGAGTACGACCGTCTGCTGCTGGCCACCGGCTCTACACCTTTCATGCTGCCCGTGCCTGGCAAGGATCTCAAGGGCGTGATTGCCTATCGCGATATTTACGACACCAATACCATGATAGAGGCGGCAGAAAAGCATACGCACGCTGTCGTTATCGGTGGTGGCCTGCTGGGTCTGGAAGCCGCCAATGGCTTGAAAATGCGCGGCATGAGTGTGTCTGTCGTGCATCTGCCAGGCTGGCTCATGGAGCGTCAGCTTGATCCTGTTGCCGGCAAGATGCTGCAAAAATCGCTGGAAGACCGTGGCCTGAACTTCCTGCTCGAAAAAAATACTGAAGCGATCATAGGTGATGATGCTGGTCACGTCAAAGCCATACGCTTTACTGATGGCCTGGAAATTCCCGCACAACTGATCGTCATGGCAGTTGGCATACGCCCCAATACTGCACTGGCAGAATCTGCTGGCCTGTATTGTAATCGTGGCATCATCGTCAATGACACCATGCAGACTTATGACCCGCGCATTTACTCTGTTGGTGAATGCGTCAATCATCGCGGCACGGTATATGGCCTGGTTGCCCCTTTGTTCGAAATGGCCAAGGTCTGCGCCAATCACCTGGCCAATTTTGGGATAGGCCGTTACCAGGGTTCAGTCACATCCACCAAACTGAAAGTGACGGGCATAGACCTGTTTTCTGCCGGTGAATTCATGGGGGGTAAAGACACTGAAGAGATTATTTTGTCTGACCCCATAGGTGGTGTTTACAAGAAGCTTGTCGTCAAGGATGACAAGCTGATTGGTGCCTGTTTATATGGCGATACTGTCGATGGCAGCTGGTATTTCAAACTACTGCGTGAAGGCAAGAATATTTCTGAAATCCGTGACTCATTGATGTTTGGTGAATCGAATACTGGCGACGTTGGTCATGAAGGACACACCAAGGCAGCGGCCATGCCGGACGAAGCCGAGGTCTGCGGTTGTAACGGTGTCTGCAAAGGCACTATCGTCAAGGCCATCAAGGAAAAAGGTCTGTTCACGTTGGATGATGTGCGCAAGCATACCAAGGCTTCAGCTTCCTGCGGTTCATGTACCGGGCTGGTAGAGCAGATCATCATGTTCACCGCTGGGGGTGATTATTCAACGGCGTCTAAAGTCAAACCCATGTGTGCTTGTACTGATCATAGCCATCAGCAAGTGCGCGATGCGATCAAGGCCAATAAGCTGCTGACGGTCTCTGGCGTGCAGGAATTCATGGAATGGCGCACACCTAATGGTTGCTCCAGTTGTCGCCCGGCCATCAACTACTATTTGATTTCTACATGGCCACGTGAAGCCAAGGATGATCCGCAATCACGTTTCATCAATGAGCGCTCGCATGCGAATATTCAGAAGGATGGTACTTATTCCGTCATCCCGCGTATGTGGGGTGGTGAAACCAATGCCAGCGAATTGCGCAGGATTGCGGACGTTGTTGATAAGTTCAAAATTCCAACTGTCAAAGTCACCGGTGGCCAGCGTATTGACTTGCTGGGTGTGAAGAAAGAAGATTTGCGCGCCGTATGGCAAGACCTGGGCATGCCATCTGGCCTGGCTTATGCCAAGGGTTTACGTACAGTAAAAACTTGCGTGGGCAGTGAGTGGTGCCGTTTTGGTACGCAAAATTCCACACTCATGGGTCAACAACTGGAACGCGAACTGGCACGCATGTATTCGCCGCACAAGGTCAAGCTGGCTGTCTCAGGTTGCCCGCGCAATTGTGCAGAGGCCGGTATCAAGGACGTTGGTGTCATCGGTGTTGATTCTGGGTGGGAAATTTATGTCGGTGGCAATGGCGGTATCAAAACCGAAGTCGCGCAATTCCTGGTCAAGCTGAAAACCCATGAAGAAGTCATGGAATATACCGGTGCTTTCTTGCAGTTATACCGTGAAGAAGGCTGGTATCTGGAACGCACCGTGCATTACCTCGCCCGTGTCGGCCTTGATTATGTGAAGAAAATCATATTGGAAGACCACGAGCGCCGCAAAGACCTGTATCAACGTTTGCTGTTTGCACTGGAAGGCGAGTCTGATCCTTGGCATGAACCAGAAAAAGCCCAGGTCGATACGCGTCAGTTCGAACGCTTGCCAGCATAA